A stretch of Palaemon carinicauda isolate YSFRI2023 chromosome 36, ASM3689809v2, whole genome shotgun sequence DNA encodes these proteins:
- the LOC137628772 gene encoding uncharacterized protein: protein MVCFDLITTLGSDSASPEQKTAARATLKVWVGGFARNVKSKQPYVLSEDYCAMIYPNAKSSAAVARHVAAPIIADIDATIAGFIDQEQDPLDAPGDLEDNVASMNLDVEPMLLDDPDAGRVVSEAGVTGAEIPILSPALSSSSDLSSFHGFSGDRDSSHRSHPVPPKDKSTSRTLPKARKPHKASHSSKSNTNPSSKASGSSSKSHDPGVQPATSAPSPGLSESAMLRIVSEMQSKIVSEMQAKMDTMFSNIGQRLGALEQGAPERVQSSLIPDASKLPPFTKNNPWRMALHSPFSDGMLTLEGLGTRPLEDFEFFPPGLAFPFHGYARLTEDALVRLDKVPKETVIFPKEQAQSVWARFLNDIGCTNTMLTPYKSSFTMFLMDKNTVTPCVNKVAELAFQYALEEKPLPPIREVDPISLLLPSGIECWDNVHTTFTSGKLTADCASVMFSERLPRLPESLIKQEYDSRLRVGRTLNLATSTESIALTYDTESIFKSLNKATLQSLYFDLYDFAIAKRRYFLDAKGIAVEDILRTKDLTICIDGSVI from the exons atggtctgttttgacctcatcaccaccctcggatctgattcg gcatccccggagcagaagactgcggctcgggccacactgaaagtgtgggttgggggatttgcccgaaacgtgaaatccaaacagccttacgtcctatctgaagactactgtgccatgatctaccctaacgccaagtcttcagccgctgtggctaggcatgttgcggcacccatcattgccgacattgatgccaccatagcgggattcatcgaccaggaacaagatccgttggatgcccccggagatctggaagacaatgtggcTTCCATGAACTTAGACGTTGAACCCATGTTGTTGgacgatccggatgcaggtagggtggtaagtgaggcaggtgttaccggcgctgagattcctatcctcagccccgctctttcttcttcatctgatctctcttctttccatggtttttctggggaccgtgattcgtctcatcgatcacacccggttccccccaaagataagtctacatcgagaactttgccaaaagctcgtaagccccacaaggcttcccatagttccaagtctaatacaaacccgtcatctaaggcttccggctcctcctctaagtctcacgacccgggagtacaacccgccacttctgctcctagcccgggcctttccgaatcagccatgcttcgcatcgtgtcggagatgcaatctaagattgtgtcggaaatgcaggccaagatggacacgatgttctctaacattggtcagagacttggagCATTAGaacaaggtgctccggagcgagttcaaagctctctcatcccggatgcctctaagcttccgccgtttaccaagaataacccttggcgcatggctcttcattccccattctcagatgggatgttaacattggaaggtcttggtactcgtcctctagaggattttgaattctttcctcctggtctcgcatttccatttcatggttatgccaggcttaccgaggatgctctggttcggctggataaggtccccaaagagactgtcattttcccgaaagaacaagcccaatctgtttgggctaggtttctgaatgatattggttgcaccaataccatgttgacgccttataagagttctttcacaatgttcttaatggacaagaacaccgtgactccatgcgtcaataaggttgcagagcttgctttccaatatgctctggaggagaagcccttgcctcccatccgagaggtggatccgatctccctccttcttccttcaggtattgagtgttgggacaatgtccataccacttttacttctggcaagctaacagcggactgtgcttcagttatgtttagtgaacggcttccccgtctcccggaatctcttattaaacaggagtatgattcccgcctacgtgttggtcgaactttgaacttggccacatctacggagtcgatagccttaacttatgatactgagagtatctttaagtctctcaataaggctactttgcagtcgttatatttcgatctatatgactttgctattgccaaacgtaggt ATTTTTTGGATGCAAAAGGTATTGCCGTTGAGGATATCCTCCGGACCAAAGATCTCACAATTTGTATTGATGGATCAGTGatttaa